In Rhodospirillaceae bacterium, the sequence GGCCGGCGGCGAATGACCGTGGTCGAGTAGACGAGGCCGAGGCCGGAGACCTCGACCCAGTCCAGATCCGTCGAGCCCGTCCCCGGCTCTGCAATGCGCGGGTAAAAGAAGACCCGGCCGGTCGCCTTCGACCGTTGCAGGAGGATCCGGCCGTCGCGCAGAAACTTCATGAACTGCGGCGCCGGCGTCAGGGTCGCCGATTCATCCATTGCGATGTCCGGTGTCGGTTTGTCCG encodes:
- a CDS encoding Zn-ribbon domain-containing OB-fold protein, which encodes MDESATLTPAPQFMKFLRDGRILLQRSKATGRVFFYPRIAEPGTGSTDLDWVEVSGLGLVYSTTVIRRRPPEPHRNIALIDLDEGPRLLSRIEGMDPDLVRIGMRVQARIAGEEEPLIVFVRAGGGEASA